The DNA sequence CTGATACTGAACTTTCATCCATAAATGGTATTGCTTACGGAGATGAGGCATTGCTTGTCTTGCGAAATGAGCAGATTGAGAAAATAGGTTCAGAGGTGACTACTTTAGAAGGATCGCAAATTGTTTCTCCACAAGATGCGACCTTTGGAGATGATGGAACACTTTGGGTAGCAGATAAGGCTACCGGACTGACAACATTAGGAGATGATATAACGGAAAGTTTTTTCCCTTCAGGTACTTATGCACCAGAGGTGTACAGGCTATTTTACTTTGAGGACCGAATAGTCGCAGTAAGAGGAGGGTATGCAAATGGTTCAGCGCAAGGACTTCCTGCTTCCTTTTATCTTTTTGAAGAAGGAAAGTGGACAAATTTTACAGCAGAGTCAAACAATGTTGGGGCTGTAAATTTACCTGACATTAATGATTTAACAGGGTTTGTTTATAACCCATTTGATGGGAAAGGCTACTTTACAAGTTATGGGGGTGGTCTATTGGTATGGAATATTGAGGAGAATACTTTTGAAGTCATTAAAAGTGGTTTTGAGCAGGATACACAAGGTAATGTAAACCTTCACAGTATTGTGGTGGATGGAGTAGGCGACCTTTGGATGGGTGCCAATAGAAATGTTTATACGCTTCCGCTAAATGGAACAGTGAACAAGATAGCTGTCAATGGTTTGACCTCGCCACTGGATATGGCCATTGATGATTTTGCCCAATTATGGTTCAGGAAGTCAACAGGTGGGTTGTTGGTATATCAGAATGGTGTTTCAAGATCATTATCTGAGGGGAGTAATAATGGAGGTTTGCCAAGCCAGACAGTGCTTTCCCTTTCAAATGATAGAGAAGGGAGCATTTGGGTAGGAACAGCTGAGGGCGTTGCAGAGTTTTTCAGTCCGTCAACGGCATTGTCAAGTTCACCTGAAGATGCTGTACTGCCACGTTTTGAAGGCAGACCAATCCTTCAGGAAGATCAGGTGACTGCTATTGCTGTAGATGGAGGCAACCGTAAGTGGTTGGGTACCAATAATGGCTTGTGGCTGTTTGGTCCTGACGGCAGTAGTATGATTCAGCAGTTTACTGCTGAGAACAGTCCTTTACTTTCCAATCGTATTACTTCATTGGTTGTCCATCCGAAAACAGGAGAGGTTTTTATAGGGACAGATAAAGGCTTAGTCTCATACAGGAGTGATGCTACAGTAGCAAGCCAACAACATGCTGATGTGAAAGTCTTTCCAAATCCTGTAAGACCTAATTACAGTGGTGTGGTGAGTATTTCCGGACTGGCAGAAGATGTAGAGGTCAAGATCACGGATATTTCAGGTGAATTGGTTTGGGAAACACAGGCAGCTGGTGGTACAGCCACTTGGAATATACGTGACTATAATGGAAAAAGAGTCAAGACAGGTGTTTACCTGATATTCAGCAGTAGTGAAGATGGAGAGGAGACCTTTGTGACAAAAGTCGCAGTGGTTGAATAGAAAGATAACAAAAGCACTTCTGGAAGTGACAGTTTCCTGAAGTGCTTTATGTATCCTTTTGAAGTAGGTTATTAAAGAATATCTTGTCTATATACAAACAAACTTGTGTTAGAACAGCGACTGCTGTTTGCTTAGAGATATAATACATCCAGCTTTTTTACACTAGCTTTTGGATGGAAAATAAGCTCAGCGTGGAGCTTCTGAAGCGCTGAGTCCACTGTGATTTTTAGCAGTACCTGTTCCTGAATGTCTTTGTGCTTCAGCATCACGTAGTTGAAACCACTGATGTCTATCGGTTCATCATCTACGTTACAGACATGCTGTACCTTTGAGATTTTAATTCTATCCTGATATGAATCCCAAACAATCAGGAATATTGCCGGAATTTCCGGTGTTGTTACCTTCAAATAATGCAAGTCCGACACAGCCAACATGTCTTCTCTCTGTGTCAGTTCTTGCCAGATTGCTGCAATTTGTGCCTCACTCATTAACACTTCCATTTCTGAATATTTTGTTTTAAGCCGATAGGCCTTAGTCTGATACTAATGTAACGGTAAATGCTGATATATTGTATTAAGAATTGAAAAAATATAAACATTTCGATTGTCAAACAAGGAATTGTAAACGAAAGCAAGGTAAGGATAAAGCCGGTTTATGACTGAAGTGAAGTATGGTTGTTTGGCTTGACCAAAAACGAAGGAAACAAAAAAATAACACAGTTTGTTCTGCGGTTAAATCCATTTTTTGGAAGTGAAGTTAGGATAAAACGGTCTTTGATATCAGTGAAGTTAATGAGTCAAATTTGGATTTAAGTGTTTGAAATACAATTACTGGATATTCCAAAATGGGAGTGTTGTATTGTTTTTTTAATAAAATTTCGTGTTTTATCCTAAATCTTTATTTAGTAGTTTTGCACCAAAATTTTGGAGCGTTAAAATTCTCACAGTATATCCAATGTCTAAAAACATTCAACTGAAGAAAGGGTTTGACATCAAGCTGGTAGGGCAAGCGCAACCAAGCGTAGCCACCATTGAGCAACCCGAAACATTCGCAGTAAAGCCTACTGATTTTGCAGGCTTTCAGAGACCAAAGGTATTGGTGAAGGAAGGAGATACCGTAAAAGCTGGTGACGTACTCTTCTTTGACAGAAAGCAAGAAGATGTAATGTACACAGCTCCTGTAAGCGGTGAAGTTGTTGAGATCAAGAGAGGTGCACAGCGTAAGCTATTGGAAGTAATTATCTTGGCTGACAAACAAATCGAGTACAAGCAGTTTTCTGTTCCTTCTATTGCCGACCTGAGCCTTGAGCAGGCAAAAGCTACCATGCTGGAGTCTGGTGTATGGCCACAGATCGTGCAAAGACCATTTGCCGTTGTTGCAAACTCTGAAGTAACACCTAGAGCAGTCTTCATTTCAGGCTTTGATTCTCATCCACTGGCACCGGACTTCGAGTTCCTTTACAAAGGACAAGAGAAGTACCTGCAGGCTGGTATCGACGTATTGAAGAAATTCACTAGCGACGTTCATGTGAACATTAACAGTGCAGCTTCTTCATCGATCTTTGCTAACCTGAATGGTGTAACAGTAAACAAGGTTAGCGGACCTCACCCTGCGGGTAACGTAGGTGTGCAGATTCACCACATTGCACCTATTGCTGGCGCAGAAGACGTGGTTTGGACGCTGAACCCAACTGGTCTGGCTCAGATTGGTAAACTGTTCACTGAAGGTATCTACGACACGAAGAAACTGGTAGCAATTGCTGGTTCGGAGGTAGAAAGCCCTGAGTATGTAGAAACTTATGGAGGTGCTCGCCTGAACAAGGTTGTAGCAGCTAAAGTGAAAAACAGTCACGTACGTATCATCTCAGGAAACGTACTGACAGGTGAATCAGTAGGTAAAGATGGTTACTTGGGTTACTATGACCAGCTTGTAACTGTGCTTCCAGAAGGCGATAAGCCAAGGTTCTTCCTGACTGATGGTTGGTTAGGCTTTATCACGGACCGTTTGAGCTTCCACAGAGCATTTGGTCTGTTGGGTGGTAAGAACAAGACTTACAAACTGGATACTTCACTGAACGGTGAGGAAAGAGCGTTTGTAATGACTGGTGCGTTTGAAAAAGTATTGCCAATGGATATTTACCCTACTTACCTGCTGAAAGCAATCATGGCAGGTGACTATGAGGAGATGGAAGCATTGGGTATTTACGAGGTCGCAGAGGAAGATCTGGCGCTTTGTGAGTTTATCGACGTGTCGAAGCATGACGTACAGGCAATGATCAGAGAAGGCATTGAAATGCTGAGATTGTCATAATTGCATTGTACAGACTTACTAATACAAGTTGGTTGAAACCGATTCGGTTTCAATAGTTTAAATATTAAAGAATAAATGAAATTCTTACACGAAATACTGGAAAAACAAAAGCCAATGTTCGAGAAGGGAGGTAAGCTAGAGAAGTTCTACTACCTTTTCGAGGCTGGTGAAACATTCCTGTTTACCCCTTCTACGGTAACGAAGAACAAGGGTGTTCAGGTAAGGGACGCCATTGACCTGAAGCGTATGATGATCACAGTAGTGATTGCCATGGTTCCTGCGCTGCTGTTCGGTATGTGGAACGTGGGTAACCTACACTATCAGGCAATTGGTGAAGCTGCAAGCTTTATGGAAAAGTTCCTGATTGGTTTGAAAGTTACTTTACCAATCATCTTGGTATCATATGCTGCGGGTGGTGCTGTTGAGGCTATCTTCGCAATTATGAGAAGACACCCAATCAACGAGGGCTTCCTGGTAACAGGTATGCTTGTTCCATTGGTGATGCCTCCAACCATTCCTTTGTGGCAAGTGGCTTTTGCGACTATCTTCGCTGTACTGATCGCTAAAGAGATCTTTGGTGGTACAGGTATGAACATCTTGAACGTAGCACTTACTGCTCGTGCTTTCCTTTACTTTGCTTACCCTCAGCAGATCTCAGGCGATAACGTTTGGGTTTACTTTGGTGATGCAGTGGCACAGGATGGTTACTCTGGTGCGACATTCTTGGGTCTTGCTCAAGCGGCAATCGGTTCAGGAACTGACGTGGTAGATTATGTAGCAAAAGGTTCATTTGACTTCAGTGCTATGAGCTTGTTCTTGGGTACAATCCCTGGTTCAATTGGTGAGACATCTACACTGATGTGTCTGATTGGTGCTGTTATTCTGATCGCAACTGGTGTAGGTAGTGCAAGAATCATCATTGGTACTTTCACAGGTGCAGTTTTGATGGGTCTTATCATGAATGCATTCGGTGATGTGAACGAATACATGAATATGCCATTCTGGTATCACCTGATCATTGGTGGTTTTGCATTTGGTGCGGTATTTATGGCAACAGACCCAGTTTCTGCGTCACACACTGGCACAGGTAAGTGGATCTACGGTATCCTAATCGGTATCATGACAGTGATCATCCGTGTTTGGAACCCTGCATATCCAGAAGGTATCATGCTGGCAATCCTGCTGATGAACGTATTGGCACCACTGATCGATTTCTATGTAGTACAAGCAAACAAAAACAGAAGATTAAAACGTGCAACAGTCTAACGGATATATCATCGGTTTCGCAGTGGCAATGACAGTAATCCTTGGCGGTTTGCTTTCATTCACTGCTGTATCGCTCAAGCCAAGACAGCAACATGAGATTGAGCTGGATACGAAAAAACAAATTCTGGCGTCAGTAGGCATTACTGGTGAAGACAAGATGAAGCTTTCAAACCTTTTCGATGAGAAGGTAGAGGCAGTTGTTGTTAACGCCGCAGGTGAGCAGGTTGACTACTCAGGCAAT is a window from the Limibacter armeniacum genome containing:
- the porZ gene encoding type IX secretion system anionic LPS delivery protein PorZ, which translates into the protein MKILLGTLFFLSSLCAMGQDIPVGSWRTHLTYHNTHIVEFGENKVYAASANGLFFLDLETNELQPITKVDGLSDSDVGALSYRAANGQLLIAYRNGNIDVLEQDGIVNIRTILNADYPDKTLYDAENVGMFTYISSEFGIVRLDMDTYNIRDTYAEIGIDGEQVAVYDLQVIRDTIFAATAEGLKAAPIDESVNKQDFRNWTLLRSSNSIRKVAGGDDKVYFWEETSGVWEYAADTALLITDTELSSINGIAYGDEALLVLRNEQIEKIGSEVTTLEGSQIVSPQDATFGDDGTLWVADKATGLTTLGDDITESFFPSGTYAPEVYRLFYFEDRIVAVRGGYANGSAQGLPASFYLFEEGKWTNFTAESNNVGAVNLPDINDLTGFVYNPFDGKGYFTSYGGGLLVWNIEENTFEVIKSGFEQDTQGNVNLHSIVVDGVGDLWMGANRNVYTLPLNGTVNKIAVNGLTSPLDMAIDDFAQLWFRKSTGGLLVYQNGVSRSLSEGSNNGGLPSQTVLSLSNDREGSIWVGTAEGVAEFFSPSTALSSSPEDAVLPRFEGRPILQEDQVTAIAVDGGNRKWLGTNNGLWLFGPDGSSMIQQFTAENSPLLSNRITSLVVHPKTGEVFIGTDKGLVSYRSDATVASQQHADVKVFPNPVRPNYSGVVSISGLAEDVEVKITDISGELVWETQAAGGTATWNIRDYNGKRVKTGVYLIFSSSEDGEETFVTKVAVVE
- a CDS encoding Na(+)-translocating NADH-quinone reductase subunit A, which encodes MSKNIQLKKGFDIKLVGQAQPSVATIEQPETFAVKPTDFAGFQRPKVLVKEGDTVKAGDVLFFDRKQEDVMYTAPVSGEVVEIKRGAQRKLLEVIILADKQIEYKQFSVPSIADLSLEQAKATMLESGVWPQIVQRPFAVVANSEVTPRAVFISGFDSHPLAPDFEFLYKGQEKYLQAGIDVLKKFTSDVHVNINSAASSSIFANLNGVTVNKVSGPHPAGNVGVQIHHIAPIAGAEDVVWTLNPTGLAQIGKLFTEGIYDTKKLVAIAGSEVESPEYVETYGGARLNKVVAAKVKNSHVRIISGNVLTGESVGKDGYLGYYDQLVTVLPEGDKPRFFLTDGWLGFITDRLSFHRAFGLLGGKNKTYKLDTSLNGEERAFVMTGAFEKVLPMDIYPTYLLKAIMAGDYEEMEALGIYEVAEEDLALCEFIDVSKHDVQAMIREGIEMLRLS
- a CDS encoding NADH:ubiquinone reductase (Na(+)-transporting) subunit B codes for the protein MKFLHEILEKQKPMFEKGGKLEKFYYLFEAGETFLFTPSTVTKNKGVQVRDAIDLKRMMITVVIAMVPALLFGMWNVGNLHYQAIGEAASFMEKFLIGLKVTLPIILVSYAAGGAVEAIFAIMRRHPINEGFLVTGMLVPLVMPPTIPLWQVAFATIFAVLIAKEIFGGTGMNILNVALTARAFLYFAYPQQISGDNVWVYFGDAVAQDGYSGATFLGLAQAAIGSGTDVVDYVAKGSFDFSAMSLFLGTIPGSIGETSTLMCLIGAVILIATGVGSARIIIGTFTGAVLMGLIMNAFGDVNEYMNMPFWYHLIIGGFAFGAVFMATDPVSASHTGTGKWIYGILIGIMTVIIRVWNPAYPEGIMLAILLMNVLAPLIDFYVVQANKNRRLKRATV